From the genome of Ctenopharyngodon idella isolate HZGC_01 chromosome 23, HZGC01, whole genome shotgun sequence, one region includes:
- the LOC127506067 gene encoding tripartite motif-containing protein 16-like protein: protein MSTIKEPLCLTHNTVNIQTHYLQTNSNSIIKMPSSQRIMMTPQTKKTGRKIKAGNIPTEKLPVYEPNIPEPTSREELLKYWLNISLDERTANKVLWLTEGGAKVSRMTDEVCPYLDRPERFDHSPQVLCKESIWASRCYWEVLYSGWVVIGATYEGAGRRAGDGPCGLGENEESWGLGWAGSCYDAWHKGINSRVEDAHQCCTIGVYVDQPAGLLCFYTVETEQDSQKKQVKLLHRFKNPIKEKILPGFWVGRQSSCLILKKEE, encoded by the exons ATGTCGACTATAAAAGAGCCGCTGTGCCTTACGCACAACACGGTCAATATCCAGACACATTATTTACAGACGAACTCAAACTCAATCATCAAAATGCCTTCAAGCCAAAGAATCATGATGACACCTCAAACCAAGAAGACAG GAAGGAAAATCAAAGCTGGAAATATTCCTACTG AAAAGCTTCCAGTTTATGAGCCGAACATCCCAGAGCCGACGTCCAGAGAGGAGCTGCTTAAAT ACTGGCTCAATATTTCATTGGACGAACGAACTGCCAATAAAGTGCTGTGGCTGACAGAGGGCGGGGCTAAAGTGTCTCGAATGACAGATGAGGTGTGTCCTTACCTGGACAGACCAGAGAGATTTGACCACAGCCCTCAG gtGCTGTGTAAGGAGTCTATCTGGGCGTCGCGCTGTTATTGGGAGGTGCTGTACTCTGGCTGGGTGGTTATAGGGGCGACATACGAGGGTGCAGGGAGGAGGGCAGGAGACGGGCCCTGTGGCCTCGGGGAGAACGAGGAGTCTTGGGGTCTGGGTTGGGCCGGATCCTGCTATGACGCCTGGCATAAAGGAATCAACAGCAGGGTGGAGGACGCTCATCAGTGCTGCACTATAGGTGTCTATGTGGATCAGCCCGCCGGCCTGCTCTGCTTCTACACCGTGGAGACAGAGCAAGATTCACAGAAGAAACAAGTGAAACTTCTTCACAGGTTTAAGAATCCCATAAAGGAGAAAATTCTGCCAGGATTCTGGGTGGGAAGACAGTCCTCTTGTTTAATACTCAAGAAAGAGGAATGA